In a single window of the Cydia splendana chromosome 20, ilCydSple1.2, whole genome shotgun sequence genome:
- the LOC134800889 gene encoding uncharacterized protein LOC134800889 isoform X2 has protein sequence MYYQCCVCKTLRKDAFTLYRFPSTEKRLIMWLKCLETNGFGNMSPEQVRKAFICEKHFEQRFVSASTRRLNAKAYPSLFSQDEINSGIPSHENAENMDPLKEHAYVRKSHDDHTYCQQVPQKASPAIPSTSGVKSTAVGHTPKQTMAVSIATEPVPTTSDIEKETMPELCSSFITELVVAEKVTACISPSVQSHNEVFVTTAEAAIKQSNAEEQQILPEANIPECVAVEEVTSTNSPREQSQVQSVVEVKVQSAKRPQKQRKRLIGKLMNLTPTGRMIYDEYKKSKRQADFYHRAKRALKFNKEKSFQELTKDMNPYAKTILKMQINLCNKNKKGRRFSLEEKLIALSIMKQSPKCYRFLHKIFILPSRSTLNKMVAGLKIESGICPQVFEVIRREVCIYVIKS, from the exons ATGTATTATCAGTGCTGTGTGTGTAAAACTCTGCGAAAGGACGCTTTTACTTTGTACCGTTTTCCTAGTACTGAGAAAAGACTCATTATGTGGTTGAAGTGTTTGGAAACAAATGGTTTTGGAAATATGTCGCCGGAGCAAGTTCGAAAAGCTTTTATTTGTGAGAAACACTTCGAACAGCGGTTTGTTTCGGCATCGACACGGCGTCTCAACGCGAAGGCTTATCCTTCGTTATTCAGTCAAGATGAGATTAACAGTGGGATCCCATCTCATGAAAATGCCG AAAACATGGATCCGCTGAAAGAACATGCATATGTTCGTAAATCACATGACGACCACACATACTGTCAACAAGTGCCTCAAAAag cGTCTCCTGCCATTCCATCCACATCGGGGGTTAAATCAACCGCAGTGGGCCATACACCAAAACAGACTATGG CCGTTTCTATAGCCACAGAACCTGTCCCGACAACTTCAGACATTGAAAAGGAGACCATGCCCGAACTATGCAGCAGCTTTATTACAGAACTTGTTGTAGCTGAGAAGGTTACAGCTTGTATTTCACCTAGTGTACAGTCACACAATGAAG TCTTTGTAACAACTGCTGAAGCTGCAATCAAACAATCAAATGCTGAAGAGCAGCAGATTTTGCCAGAAGCAAATATTCCAGAATGTGTTGCGGTTGAGGAGGTTACCTCTACCAATTCACCAAGGGAACAGTCTCAAGTTCAAA GTGTTGTTGAAGTTAAAGTTCAAAGTGCGAAAAGGCCACAGAAGCAGAGGAAACGATTGATTGGGAAATTAATGAACCTGACACCAACGGGCCGAATGATATACgacgaatataaaaaatctaaacgTCAGGCAGATTTTTACCACAGGGCTAAGAGGGCCTTGAAATTCAACAAAGAGAAATCCTTTCAAGAATTGACAAAAGACATGAATCCGTATGCgaaaactattttgaaaatgcaaatcaacctttgcaataaaaataagaaagggCGTCGATTTTCATTGGAAGAAAAACTAATAGCACTGTCGATAATGAAACAAAGCCCTAAGTGCTATAGGTTCCTGCACAAAATTTTTATCCTGCCGTCGCGATCGACTCTAAATAAAATGGTTGCAGGACTTAAGATCGAGTCTGGGATTTGTCCTCAAGTATTTGAAGTAATAAGAAGAGAGGTATGTATCTACGTCATAAAATCTTAG
- the LOC134800889 gene encoding uncharacterized protein LOC134800889 isoform X1 has protein sequence MYYQCCVCKTLRKDAFTLYRFPSTEKRLIMWLKCLETNGFGNMSPEQVRKAFICEKHFEQRFVSASTRRLNAKAYPSLFSQDEINSGIPSHENAENMDPLKEHAYVRKSHDDHTYCQQVPQKASPAIPSTSGVKSTAVGHTPKQTMAVSIATEPVPTTSDIEKETMPELCSSFITELVVAEKVTACISPSVQSHNEAVFVTTAEAAIKQSNAEEQQILPEANIPECVAVEEVTSTNSPREQSQVQSVVEVKVQSAKRPQKQRKRLIGKLMNLTPTGRMIYDEYKKSKRQADFYHRAKRALKFNKEKSFQELTKDMNPYAKTILKMQINLCNKNKKGRRFSLEEKLIALSIMKQSPKCYRFLHKIFILPSRSTLNKMVAGLKIESGICPQVFEVIRREVCIYVIKS, from the exons ATGTATTATCAGTGCTGTGTGTGTAAAACTCTGCGAAAGGACGCTTTTACTTTGTACCGTTTTCCTAGTACTGAGAAAAGACTCATTATGTGGTTGAAGTGTTTGGAAACAAATGGTTTTGGAAATATGTCGCCGGAGCAAGTTCGAAAAGCTTTTATTTGTGAGAAACACTTCGAACAGCGGTTTGTTTCGGCATCGACACGGCGTCTCAACGCGAAGGCTTATCCTTCGTTATTCAGTCAAGATGAGATTAACAGTGGGATCCCATCTCATGAAAATGCCG AAAACATGGATCCGCTGAAAGAACATGCATATGTTCGTAAATCACATGACGACCACACATACTGTCAACAAGTGCCTCAAAAag cGTCTCCTGCCATTCCATCCACATCGGGGGTTAAATCAACCGCAGTGGGCCATACACCAAAACAGACTATGG CCGTTTCTATAGCCACAGAACCTGTCCCGACAACTTCAGACATTGAAAAGGAGACCATGCCCGAACTATGCAGCAGCTTTATTACAGAACTTGTTGTAGCTGAGAAGGTTACAGCTTGTATTTCACCTAGTGTACAGTCACACAATGAAG CAGTCTTTGTAACAACTGCTGAAGCTGCAATCAAACAATCAAATGCTGAAGAGCAGCAGATTTTGCCAGAAGCAAATATTCCAGAATGTGTTGCGGTTGAGGAGGTTACCTCTACCAATTCACCAAGGGAACAGTCTCAAGTTCAAA GTGTTGTTGAAGTTAAAGTTCAAAGTGCGAAAAGGCCACAGAAGCAGAGGAAACGATTGATTGGGAAATTAATGAACCTGACACCAACGGGCCGAATGATATACgacgaatataaaaaatctaaacgTCAGGCAGATTTTTACCACAGGGCTAAGAGGGCCTTGAAATTCAACAAAGAGAAATCCTTTCAAGAATTGACAAAAGACATGAATCCGTATGCgaaaactattttgaaaatgcaaatcaacctttgcaataaaaataagaaagggCGTCGATTTTCATTGGAAGAAAAACTAATAGCACTGTCGATAATGAAACAAAGCCCTAAGTGCTATAGGTTCCTGCACAAAATTTTTATCCTGCCGTCGCGATCGACTCTAAATAAAATGGTTGCAGGACTTAAGATCGAGTCTGGGATTTGTCCTCAAGTATTTGAAGTAATAAGAAGAGAGGTATGTATCTACGTCATAAAATCTTAG
- the LOC134800890 gene encoding uncharacterized protein LOC134800890 isoform X2 has product MFLTLIYVFKFQTEKWSYKKKLCSVIFDEMSLEAGLSYDKNKDKINGLVELGERKNDFADHALVFMLRGAVHKWQQPIAFYFCQGATKGTELKSILVDIITAVVGCGLKPISLICDQGSAFQAALNCLKADTARDQLLTNQEPDGTVTINEVKLMVIFDPPHLIKGLRNNFLNKDISFEGKLSTWRDIVDVYETDCNNMETRMLHKLNDQHVIPEKIKKMKVKNCVKVFSYTLSSALSYTANFCK; this is encoded by the exons atgtttttaacgcttatctatgtatttaaatttcaGACCGAAAAATGgagctacaaaaaaaaactgtgttcAGTCATATTTGACGAAATGTCTTTAGAGGCTGGCTTGTCTTATGACAAAAACAAAGATAAAATTAATGGGTTAGTAGAGCTTGGCGAGAGAAAAAATGATTTCGCTGATCATGCCCTCGTGTTTATGTTGAGAGGAGCTGTCCACAAGTGGCAGCAGCCAATAGCCTTTTATTTTTGCCAAGGCGCTACTAAAGGCACAGAATTAAAAAGTATACTCGTGGATATTATCACAGCGGTTGTAGGATGCGGGTTAAAGCCGATATCCCTTATTTGCGACCAAGGGTCAGCTTTCCAAGCGGCTCTAAATTGCCTGAAGGCTGACACAGCGCGTGACCAATTACTGACAAATCAGGAACCAG ATGGCACAGTAACAATAAACGAAGTCAAACTGATGGTTATATTCGACCCTCCTCATCTTATTAAAGGATTGAGAAATAATTTTTTGAATAAAGACATTTCCTTTGAAGGAAAATTATCCACATGGAGAGACATCGTGGATGTATACGAAACGGACTGCAATAATATGGAAACAAGAATGCTGCATAAGTTAAATGACCAGCATGTGATacctgaaaaaattaaaaagatgaAG GTCAAGAACTGTGTAAAAGTATTTAGTTACACACTGTCTTCGGCTCTATCTTACACAGCCAACTTCtgtaagtaa
- the LOC134800890 gene encoding uncharacterized protein LOC134800890 isoform X1, with product MFLTLIYVFKFQTEKWSYKKKLCSVIFDEMSLEAGLSYDKNKDKINGLVELGERKNDFADHALVFMLRGAVHKWQQPIAFYFCQGATKGTELKSILVDIITAVVGCGLKPISLICDQGSAFQAALNCLKADTARDQLLTNQEPDGTVTINEVKLMVIFDPPHLIKGLRNNFLNKDISFEGKLSTWRDIVDVYETDCNNMETRMLHKLNDQHVIPEKIKKMKVKNCVKVFSYTLSSALSYTANFSHYADGRPVSETLRNTAETVLFFDKLFDSINGSATYSQKKGKELRCAVTEKSKHHEFWPESIEKLEKIKYVDSKGNPKSVPSLKNFIATVKTFMKLWQFFKSKNMTIMRPRFFNSDPIENFFGQVRAYNYRNNDPNCHSFKNTFKSLLITRMIKFHGDAYNCEDDSADQIINLKSLFEDSETARVEPGHPKVGDVEDTVEEAQREQLNVLHSRAYTAGWVVTKTMQKYNNQCDSCRKSLTTKEGAIHKWIHQREYDAATKRLTYPSRGAVRCFGTIIKETNGFLEHRAHELNLTAKIMEKILFNNPFSFFKCTTHREILSYFISVTVKFSITNWCNNINKILKGTDIVRIKNRTLPAMQQKAFLKYKKRLRNKSFNK from the exons atgtttttaacgcttatctatgtatttaaatttcaGACCGAAAAATGgagctacaaaaaaaaactgtgttcAGTCATATTTGACGAAATGTCTTTAGAGGCTGGCTTGTCTTATGACAAAAACAAAGATAAAATTAATGGGTTAGTAGAGCTTGGCGAGAGAAAAAATGATTTCGCTGATCATGCCCTCGTGTTTATGTTGAGAGGAGCTGTCCACAAGTGGCAGCAGCCAATAGCCTTTTATTTTTGCCAAGGCGCTACTAAAGGCACAGAATTAAAAAGTATACTCGTGGATATTATCACAGCGGTTGTAGGATGCGGGTTAAAGCCGATATCCCTTATTTGCGACCAAGGGTCAGCTTTCCAAGCGGCTCTAAATTGCCTGAAGGCTGACACAGCGCGTGACCAATTACTGACAAATCAGGAACCAG ATGGCACAGTAACAATAAACGAAGTCAAACTGATGGTTATATTCGACCCTCCTCATCTTATTAAAGGATTGAGAAATAATTTTTTGAATAAAGACATTTCCTTTGAAGGAAAATTATCCACATGGAGAGACATCGTGGATGTATACGAAACGGACTGCAATAATATGGAAACAAGAATGCTGCATAAGTTAAATGACCAGCATGTGATacctgaaaaaattaaaaagatgaAG GTCAAGAACTGTGTAAAAGTATTTAGTTACACACTGTCTTCGGCTCTATCTTACACAGCCAACTTCt CTCACTATGCGGACGGCAGACCTGTGAGTGAAACATTAAGAAACACTGCTGAAACAGTTTTGTTCTTTGATAAATTGTTTGATAGCATCAACGGATCAGCAACCTATTCACAAAAGAAAGGAAAAGAGCTACGCTGTGCAGTGACAGAAAAATCTAAGCACCATGAATTTTGGCCGGAGAGCATCGAGaaactggaaaaaattaaatatgtagattCCAAGGGAAATCCGAAATCCGTGCCTTccttaaaaaactttattgccACGGTAAAAACATTCATGAAGCTGTGGCAGTtttttaagagcaaaaatatgacaataatgCGCCCAAGGTTCTTCAATTCAGATCCAATTGAAAACTTCTTTGGCCAAGTCAGGGCCTATAATTATAGGAACAACGACCCCAACTGCCACAGTTTCAAGAACACCTTTAAATCATTATTGATTACTAGAATGATAAAGTTTCATGGTGACGCTTATAATTGTGAGGATGACTCGGCAgaccaaataattaatttaaaatcattatttgaagatAGTGAAACTGCTAGGGTCGAGCCGGGTCATCCCAAAGTAGGAGATGTAGAAGATACTGTAGAAGAGGCCCAACGGGAGCAACTAAATGTTCTCCATTCGCGAGCGTACACTGCTGGATGGGTggtaacaaaaacaatgcagaaatataataatcaatgtGACAGTTGCAGAAAAAGCCTTACTACTAAAGAAGGCGCAATCCACAAATGGATTCATCAAAGAGAGTATGATGCCGCCACGAAACGCCTTACTTACCCATCCAGAGGTGCTGTTCGGTGTTTCGGTACAATTATTAAAGAAACAAACGGATTCTTGGAACACCGAGCCCATGAATTAAATCTGACGgccaaaattatggaaaaaattTTGTTCAACAATCCATTTAGTTTCTTTAAATGTACCACACACCGTGaaattttgtcatattttatttccgTGACAGTAAAGTTCTCGATTACAAATtggtgcaataacattaataaaatattaaaaggaaCGGATATTGTGCGGATAAAAAACCGCACTTTGCCTGCGATGCAGCAGAAagcttttttaaaatataagaaaagacTGAGGAATAAatcgtttaataaataa